In Sporosarcina sp. PTS2304, a genomic segment contains:
- a CDS encoding class I SAM-dependent methyltransferase — translation MTSIFPQIYDLAMRPFEATSFKKVRNELVRSATGKVLEVGSGTGINFPFYEQAQCVVAIEPNPKMNKLAVKRGRNSHVRIILHEASAESLPFDDNTFDTVIATLVFCTIPNPLRALQEIQRVSKPNARILFFEHVQMEQKILAKAQDFLSPFWARICDGCQLNRDTVSLITYSGIEIITIHSLYAKLFLSIKCRNMKKG, via the coding sequence ATGACCAGTATATTTCCTCAAATTTATGATCTAGCTATGCGCCCTTTCGAAGCAACCAGTTTTAAGAAAGTACGGAATGAATTAGTGCGCTCGGCTACGGGAAAGGTGCTGGAAGTTGGTTCGGGAACGGGTATTAATTTCCCTTTCTATGAACAAGCACAATGTGTAGTAGCAATTGAGCCAAATCCGAAAATGAATAAACTGGCAGTGAAGCGCGGAAGAAATTCACACGTACGCATTATTTTACATGAAGCTTCAGCTGAATCGCTGCCGTTTGATGATAATACGTTTGATACTGTCATCGCGACTTTAGTTTTTTGCACGATTCCTAATCCGCTTCGAGCGTTACAGGAAATTCAACGTGTCAGTAAACCAAATGCAAGAATTTTATTTTTTGAACATGTGCAAATGGAACAAAAGATATTGGCGAAAGCTCAAGATTTTTTAAGTCCTTTTTGGGCGAGAATTTGCGATGGCTGCCAGCTAAACCGTGATACAGTGTCTCTAATTACATATTCGGGTATTGAAATAATAACTATTCACTCACTTTATGCAAAATTGTTTTTATCGATCAAATGTCGAAATATGAAAAAGGGTTAA
- the ytxJ gene encoding bacillithiol system redox-active protein YtxJ — translation MNRIKKIEEWRRLLEKSDDQPFLLFKLSMTCFASITAKKELQKLRTKLPIYVVIVQLNKKLSEAIESDLGVKHETPQLLIVKDKRGIWQATHYHIKEKKVKEAVETYVTQK, via the coding sequence GTGAATCGTATTAAGAAAATAGAAGAATGGAGAAGACTACTCGAAAAGTCAGATGATCAGCCGTTTCTGTTATTTAAATTAAGTATGACATGTTTTGCAAGTATAACAGCAAAGAAGGAATTACAGAAATTGCGAACAAAGCTACCGATCTATGTAGTGATCGTTCAACTAAATAAGAAGTTATCAGAAGCTATTGAATCAGATCTTGGTGTTAAACATGAAACACCTCAACTATTAATAGTAAAAGATAAAAGAGGAATTTGGCAGGCAACGCATTATCATATTAAAGAAAAGAAAGTGAAAGAGGCAGTTGAAACGTATGTGACGCAAAAATAG